In Polynucleobacter arcticus, the following proteins share a genomic window:
- a CDS encoding DUF1993 domain-containing protein — MAISMYQASVPQLKKMLVNLTTILTKAEEYAAAKGIDGKVLVEARLFPDMFPLAKQVQIACDQVKFGLARLAGVEAPKFDDAESTLAQLKERIAKTIAFMDSIQPEQIDGTEAKEIKFSIKEWSFEFVGEQYVMTWIIPNFYFHIATTYNILRHNGVELGKADYLG, encoded by the coding sequence ATGGCAATTTCCATGTACCAAGCCTCGGTTCCTCAGTTAAAGAAAATGCTGGTCAACCTGACTACCATTTTGACGAAGGCTGAAGAGTATGCAGCCGCAAAAGGAATTGATGGCAAGGTCTTGGTAGAGGCGCGCTTATTTCCGGATATGTTTCCTCTGGCTAAGCAGGTGCAAATTGCTTGTGATCAAGTGAAGTTTGGTTTAGCGCGTTTGGCTGGTGTTGAAGCGCCTAAATTTGACGATGCTGAAAGCACGCTTGCTCAATTAAAAGAGCGCATTGCTAAAACAATTGCCTTTATGGATAGCATTCAGCCTGAGCAGATTGATGGCACAGAAGCAAAAGAGATCAAGTTCTCGATTAAAGAGTGGAGCTTTGAGTTTGTGGGTGAGCAATATGTAATGACTTGGATCATTCCAAACTTTTATTTCCATATAGCAACCACTTACAACATCTTGCGTCACAACGGTGTTGAGTTGGGTAAAGCGGATTATCTCGGCTAA
- a CDS encoding tetratricopeptide repeat protein, with translation MNIRKVINLVVGVFAAAVLLTSNAAFAEATLPEVYKAVQSGQMAKADAMMKEVLQNHPNSAKAHYVASELYLKEGKVELARNHFIKAQNLAPGLPFAQPESVQKLQVQLASGAGGSVAGASSSSIFSNPLFWGLIAILVVGVIIVMKRRKAEALQVYNAPNAGYPGTPGGPTGHPGGPGAPGGPGYPGAPAAGGMGGGLMGSLATGAALGAGMYAGQALAGSLMGGRDGGHSGANANPNMNQVGGPASLDPNFGVHDASSWDDGGASSWDDSGGGDFMSDV, from the coding sequence ATGAACATTCGTAAGGTAATCAATTTAGTAGTTGGCGTATTCGCAGCGGCGGTATTGCTCACTAGCAACGCAGCATTTGCCGAGGCCACTTTGCCCGAGGTATATAAAGCGGTGCAATCTGGGCAGATGGCTAAAGCAGATGCCATGATGAAAGAAGTGCTGCAAAACCATCCTAATAGTGCAAAGGCGCATTATGTGGCGTCTGAGCTTTATCTCAAAGAGGGTAAGGTAGAGCTTGCGCGTAATCATTTCATCAAAGCGCAAAACTTAGCTCCGGGCCTGCCTTTTGCTCAACCAGAATCCGTGCAAAAACTGCAAGTACAACTCGCGAGTGGCGCAGGTGGTTCTGTTGCTGGCGCATCTTCATCTTCCATTTTTAGCAATCCACTCTTTTGGGGTTTGATTGCCATTTTGGTAGTGGGCGTCATTATTGTGATGAAGCGCCGTAAGGCAGAGGCATTGCAGGTCTATAACGCTCCAAACGCTGGTTACCCTGGTACTCCAGGCGGCCCTACTGGCCATCCGGGTGGACCCGGCGCCCCTGGCGGCCCTGGTTACCCTGGTGCTCCAGCAGCAGGTGGCATGGGTGGCGGCTTAATGGGTAGCTTGGCTACTGGCGCAGCTTTAGGTGCTGGTATGTATGCTGGTCAAGCATTAGCAGGTAGCCTCATGGGTGGTCGCGATGGTGGTCATTCCGGCGCCAATGCCAATCCTAATATGAACCAAGTGGGCGGTCCAGCATCCTTAGATCCTAATTTTGGCGTGCATGACGCCAGCTCTTGGGATGATGGTGGTGCAAGCTCATGGGATGACAGCGGTGGTGGCGATTTTATGAGTGATGTTTAA
- a CDS encoding BrnT family toxin, producing the protein MQKHGLSLAEARLLEWNTALEWIDGRKNYGEERYIALALMKQRLYYVVYVELKIGIRVISLRKANIREVKKYEKENN; encoded by the coding sequence ATTCAGAAACATGGTTTATCGCTTGCAGAGGCTAGACTGCTTGAGTGGAATACAGCCCTAGAGTGGATTGATGGCAGGAAAAATTATGGTGAAGAAAGATACATAGCACTAGCCCTAATGAAGCAACGCCTGTACTACGTCGTTTACGTTGAACTAAAAATAGGTATCAGAGTTATTAGCTTGAGAAAAGCAAATATTCGAGAGGTAAAAAAGTATGAAAAAGAAAATAATTAG
- a CDS encoding BrnA antitoxin family protein — protein MKKKIIRPTAAEDAAITKAAMADPDSTPFTDEEWEQARPTMVRGRGRPLGSGSKEQVTLRIDKDVLDFYKSKGEGWQTFINQVLGEIKKEAKSISVVEKKIIKGNLISNKLKIAA, from the coding sequence ATGAAAAAGAAAATAATTAGGCCTACTGCAGCAGAAGATGCTGCAATCACAAAAGCTGCCATGGCAGATCCAGACTCCACTCCATTTACCGATGAAGAGTGGGAGCAAGCTAGACCCACAATGGTTCGTGGTCGCGGCAGACCCTTGGGTAGCGGCAGCAAAGAGCAAGTTACCCTGAGAATCGATAAAGATGTTTTAGATTTTTACAAATCCAAAGGGGAGGGTTGGCAAACCTTTATTAATCAGGTGTTAGGTGAAATTAAAAAAGAAGCTAAATCTATATCGGTGGTTGAGAAGAAAATCATCAAGGGCAATTTAATATCAAACAAACTAAAAATCGCCGCCTAA